In one Podarcis muralis chromosome 7, rPodMur119.hap1.1, whole genome shotgun sequence genomic region, the following are encoded:
- the TAT gene encoding tyrosine aminotransferase codes for MESYLIHVNGKTSPPSILDVHVSLNGGKGPSLGKGKNRKAHWAVRASEMSKRTFNPIRAIVDSMKVEPNHQKPLISLSIGDPTVFGNLPPDDEVIQAMKEALDSGQYNGYAPSVGYLSCREVVASYYTCPEAPLEAQDVILTSGCSQAIELALAVLANPGQNILVPRPGFSLYKTLAQSLGIEVKFYNLLPEKSWEIDLKQMESLVDDKTACLIVNNPSNPCGSVFSKSHLQKILAVASRQCVPILADEIYADMVFEDCKYESLAKLSTNVPILSCGGLAKRWLVPGWRMGWILIHDRREIFGKEIRDGLLRLSQRILGPCTVVQGALSRILRQTSPEFYHNTLSFLKSNADLCYDALSTVCGLQPVRPSGAMYLMVGIQMEHFPEFENDVEFTERLIAEQSVFCLPATCFEYPNFFRVVITVPEEMMVEACRRIQQFCERHYEGAEGSQDLECDK; via the exons ATGGAATCCTACCTGATCCACGTGAATGGCAAGACGTCCCCGCCCTCCATCCTCGATGTCCATGTCAGCCTCAATGGCGGGAAGGGCCCTTCTCTGGGCAAGGGGAAAAACCGCAAGGCCCACTGGGCCGTCAGGGCTTCCGAAATGTCCAAGAGGACCTTCAACCCCATCCGAGCCATTGTGGACAGCATGAAGGTGGAGCCCAACCACCAGAAGCCCCTGATCTCTCTCTCCATAG GGGACCCAACTGTGTTTGGGAACCTCCCACCAGATGATGAGGTCATCCAAGCGATGAAGGAGGCCCTGGATTCTGGGCAGTATAATGGCTATGCCCCCTCAGTAG GTTACTTGTCTTGCCGGGAAGTGGTCGCAAGCTACTACACCTGCCCAGAAGCCCCCTTGGAAGCCCAG GACGTGATCCTGACAAGCGGCTGCAGTCAGGCCATTGAGCTGGCCCTGGCTGTGTTGGCCAACCCCGGGCAGAACATCCTGGTGCCACGGCCTGGTTTCTCCCTCTACAAAACCCTGGCTCAGTCCCTGGGCATCGAGGTCAAATTCTACAACCTCTTG CCAGAGAAATCATGGGAAATTGACCTGAAGCAAATGGAGTCGCTGGTGGATGACAAGACAGCTTGCTTGATTGTGAACAACCCATCTAACCCCTGTGGCTCCGTTTTCAGCAAAAGCCACCTCCAGAAGATCCTGGCAG TTGCCTCCAGGCAGTGTGTCCCCATCTTGGCTGATGAGATCTACGCTGACATG GTGTTTGAAGACTGCAAATATGAGTCCCTAGCAAAGCTCAGCACCAACGTGCCTATCCTCTCATGTGGAGGCCTTGCCAAGCGGTGGCTGGTGCCTGGCTGGAGAATGGGCTGGATTCTCATACATGATCGCAGGGAgatctttgggaaggag ATCAGAGACGGCCTCCTGAGGCTGAGCCAGAGGATTCTGGGCCCCTGCACAGTTGTCCAGGGAGCTCTCAGCCGCATCCTTCGCCAGACGTCCCCGGAATTCTACCACAACACCCTCAGCTTTCTCAAG TCCAATGCTGACCTCTGCTATGATGCCCTTTCCACTGTCTGTGGCTTGCAGCCTGTCCGGCCGTCGGGGGCCATGTACCTCATG GTGGGCATTCAGATGGAACACTTTCCAGAGTTTGAGAATGATGTGGAGTTCACAGAGAGGCTCATTGCTGAGCAGTCCGTCTTCTGTCTGCCGGCCACG TGCTTTGAGTACCCCAACTTCTTCCGTGTGGTGATCACAGTGCCCGAGGAGATGATGGTGGAGGCCTGTCGGCGCATTCAGCAATTCTGCGAGAGGCACTACGAAGGCGCCGAAGGATCCCAGGACCTGGAATGTGACAAGTAG
- the CHST4 gene encoding carbohydrate sulfotransferase 4 isoform X1, translating into MKVVLQLWWWQSRGEPAMPWMLHQAAVKLWAGMGGQQHLRALGFQPSFLQASFVSSAQKSCAGRIAPSHPRPLSTHLHRLEQVPLLGVPSFPPDSSLHTTEHPAVQDWADLLPGNNQLFLLLVAPQGSWACDPRRPLDQRELHGRKCPLAQEPSQVHILILSSWRSGSSFVGQLFSQHPDAFYMMEPAWHVWATMYQNSAKVLHMAVRDLIRSVFKCDMSVFDAYLPQKRNVSDLFQWEVSRALCSPPVCNSFQRSDFISKHACKTLCRKSPFSKVEEACRSYSHVVLKVVRIFDLKVLYPLLNDPSLNLKIIHLVRDPRAVFHSRKNTGGSLARDTRIVLRHKRNAMDTEPYAAMQEICKSHVEVYTEGRQALPSTLQDRYLLVRYEDIASNPLAKAAQLYSFAGLPFSPNLQSWVHNITHGQGLGKQAFDVDSRDAVNVSQAWRKALPYLQIAKLQEVCKDALKLLGYSLVKSEEEQKNMALDLFYAQTPLVNQESKRSLEPSPAISWTWTR; encoded by the exons ATGAAGGTGGTCTTGCAGCTCTGGTGGTGGCAGTCAAGAGGGGAGCCTGCCATGCCTTGGATGCTGCACCAGGCTGCAGTGAAGCTTTGGGCTGGCATGGGTGGGCAGCAGCACCTCAGGGCATTGGGATTCCAACCctctttcctgcaggcatcttttGTTTCCTCCGCACAGAAGAGCTGTGCTGGCCGAATAGCTCCTTCCCACCCCCGCCCTCTCAGCACACACCTCCATAGGCTGGAGCAGGTGCCTCTCCTGGGagttccctcctttcctcctgaCAGCAGCCTTCACACCACAGAGCACCCAGCAGTGCAGGATTGGGCTGATCTGCTGCCAGGGAACAACCAGCTCTTCCTGTTGCTTGTGGCTCCTCAAGGAAGCTGGGCTTGTGACCCCAGGAGGCCCCTGGATCAACGGGAG CTTCATGGCAGGAAATGTCCTCTGGCACAGGAGCCATCCCAGGTGCACATTCTCATCCTCTCCTCCTGGAGGTCAGGGTCTTCTTTCGTCGGGCAGCTCTTCAGCCAACACCCTGATGCCTTCTACATGATGGAGCCAGCCTGGCACGTCTGGGCAACCATGTACCAAAACAGCGCCAAAGTCCTGCACATGGCGGTGCGGGACCTCATCCGGTCAGTCTTCAAGTGCGACATGTCGGTCTTCGATGCCTACCTTCCACAGAAGAGAAATGTGTCAGATCTCTTCCAGTGGGAGGTCAGCCGGGCCTTGTGTTCCCCACCAGTGTGCAACTCCTTCCAGCGCAGTGACTTCATCTCCAAGCATGCCTGCAAGACGCTCTGTAGGAAATCCCCCTTCAGCAAAGTGGAAGAGGCCTGCAGGTCTTACAGCCACGTTGTCCTGAAGGTGGTCAGGATCTTTGACCTCAAGGTGCTCTATCCTCTCCTCAATGACCCCTCCCTGAACCTCAAAATCATCCACCTGGTGCGTGACCCCAGAGCCGTTTTCCACTCTCGCAAGAACACAGGAGGTAGCCTGGCCCGGGACACGAGGATTGTGCTGAGACACAAGAGGAATGCAATGGATACTGAGCCCTACGCTGCCATGCAGGAGATTTGCAAAAGTCATGTTGAGGTTTACACTGAAGGCAGGCAGGCCCTTCCCAGCACCCTCCAGGATCGCTACCTCTTGGTGCGGTATGAAGATATTGCCAGCAATCCCTTGGCCAAGGCTGCTCAGCTCTACAGTTTTGCAGGACTGCCCTTCTCTCCTAACCTTCAGTCCTGGGTGCACAACATCACCCATGGGCAGGGCCTTGGCAAGCAGGCCTTTGATGTTGACTCCAGGGACGCAGTGAATGTGTCACAGGCTTGGAGGAAGGCCCTTCCTTATCTCCAAATAGCAAAGCTGCAAGAGGTCTGTAAGGATGCCTTGAAGCTACTGGGCTATTCGCTAGTTAAGTCTGAGGAAGAGCAGAAGAATATGGCATTAGACCTCTTTTATGCCCAAACGCCTCTTGTCAATCAGGAAAGCAAAAGGAGCCTGGAACCATCACCTGCAATTTCTTGGACTTGGACCAGATGA
- the CHST4 gene encoding carbohydrate sulfotransferase 4 isoform X2, protein MKTLPGIWHKEQQRLWAAMLKLTRLIVLVILAIQVIALTFWFQLHGRKCPLAQEPSQVHILILSSWRSGSSFVGQLFSQHPDAFYMMEPAWHVWATMYQNSAKVLHMAVRDLIRSVFKCDMSVFDAYLPQKRNVSDLFQWEVSRALCSPPVCNSFQRSDFISKHACKTLCRKSPFSKVEEACRSYSHVVLKVVRIFDLKVLYPLLNDPSLNLKIIHLVRDPRAVFHSRKNTGGSLARDTRIVLRHKRNAMDTEPYAAMQEICKSHVEVYTEGRQALPSTLQDRYLLVRYEDIASNPLAKAAQLYSFAGLPFSPNLQSWVHNITHGQGLGKQAFDVDSRDAVNVSQAWRKALPYLQIAKLQEVCKDALKLLGYSLVKSEEEQKNMALDLFYAQTPLVNQESKRSLEPSPAISWTWTR, encoded by the exons ATGAAAACTCTGCCAGGGATCTGGCATAAGGAACAGCAGAG GCTTTGGGCTGCCATGCTGAAGCTGACCAGGTTAATAGTTCTTGTGATCTTGGCGATACAGGTCATTGCCCTCACCTTCTGGTTTCAGCTTCATGGCAGGAAATGTCCTCTGGCACAGGAGCCATCCCAGGTGCACATTCTCATCCTCTCCTCCTGGAGGTCAGGGTCTTCTTTCGTCGGGCAGCTCTTCAGCCAACACCCTGATGCCTTCTACATGATGGAGCCAGCCTGGCACGTCTGGGCAACCATGTACCAAAACAGCGCCAAAGTCCTGCACATGGCGGTGCGGGACCTCATCCGGTCAGTCTTCAAGTGCGACATGTCGGTCTTCGATGCCTACCTTCCACAGAAGAGAAATGTGTCAGATCTCTTCCAGTGGGAGGTCAGCCGGGCCTTGTGTTCCCCACCAGTGTGCAACTCCTTCCAGCGCAGTGACTTCATCTCCAAGCATGCCTGCAAGACGCTCTGTAGGAAATCCCCCTTCAGCAAAGTGGAAGAGGCCTGCAGGTCTTACAGCCACGTTGTCCTGAAGGTGGTCAGGATCTTTGACCTCAAGGTGCTCTATCCTCTCCTCAATGACCCCTCCCTGAACCTCAAAATCATCCACCTGGTGCGTGACCCCAGAGCCGTTTTCCACTCTCGCAAGAACACAGGAGGTAGCCTGGCCCGGGACACGAGGATTGTGCTGAGACACAAGAGGAATGCAATGGATACTGAGCCCTACGCTGCCATGCAGGAGATTTGCAAAAGTCATGTTGAGGTTTACACTGAAGGCAGGCAGGCCCTTCCCAGCACCCTCCAGGATCGCTACCTCTTGGTGCGGTATGAAGATATTGCCAGCAATCCCTTGGCCAAGGCTGCTCAGCTCTACAGTTTTGCAGGACTGCCCTTCTCTCCTAACCTTCAGTCCTGGGTGCACAACATCACCCATGGGCAGGGCCTTGGCAAGCAGGCCTTTGATGTTGACTCCAGGGACGCAGTGAATGTGTCACAGGCTTGGAGGAAGGCCCTTCCTTATCTCCAAATAGCAAAGCTGCAAGAGGTCTGTAAGGATGCCTTGAAGCTACTGGGCTATTCGCTAGTTAAGTCTGAGGAAGAGCAGAAGAATATGGCATTAGACCTCTTTTATGCCCAAACGCCTCTTGTCAATCAGGAAAGCAAAAGGAGCCTGGAACCATCACCTGCAATTTCTTGGACTTGGACCAGATGA
- the CHST4 gene encoding carbohydrate sulfotransferase 4 isoform X3, with protein sequence MLKLTRLIVLVILAIQVIALTFWFQLHGRKCPLAQEPSQVHILILSSWRSGSSFVGQLFSQHPDAFYMMEPAWHVWATMYQNSAKVLHMAVRDLIRSVFKCDMSVFDAYLPQKRNVSDLFQWEVSRALCSPPVCNSFQRSDFISKHACKTLCRKSPFSKVEEACRSYSHVVLKVVRIFDLKVLYPLLNDPSLNLKIIHLVRDPRAVFHSRKNTGGSLARDTRIVLRHKRNAMDTEPYAAMQEICKSHVEVYTEGRQALPSTLQDRYLLVRYEDIASNPLAKAAQLYSFAGLPFSPNLQSWVHNITHGQGLGKQAFDVDSRDAVNVSQAWRKALPYLQIAKLQEVCKDALKLLGYSLVKSEEEQKNMALDLFYAQTPLVNQESKRSLEPSPAISWTWTR encoded by the coding sequence ATGCTGAAGCTGACCAGGTTAATAGTTCTTGTGATCTTGGCGATACAGGTCATTGCCCTCACCTTCTGGTTTCAGCTTCATGGCAGGAAATGTCCTCTGGCACAGGAGCCATCCCAGGTGCACATTCTCATCCTCTCCTCCTGGAGGTCAGGGTCTTCTTTCGTCGGGCAGCTCTTCAGCCAACACCCTGATGCCTTCTACATGATGGAGCCAGCCTGGCACGTCTGGGCAACCATGTACCAAAACAGCGCCAAAGTCCTGCACATGGCGGTGCGGGACCTCATCCGGTCAGTCTTCAAGTGCGACATGTCGGTCTTCGATGCCTACCTTCCACAGAAGAGAAATGTGTCAGATCTCTTCCAGTGGGAGGTCAGCCGGGCCTTGTGTTCCCCACCAGTGTGCAACTCCTTCCAGCGCAGTGACTTCATCTCCAAGCATGCCTGCAAGACGCTCTGTAGGAAATCCCCCTTCAGCAAAGTGGAAGAGGCCTGCAGGTCTTACAGCCACGTTGTCCTGAAGGTGGTCAGGATCTTTGACCTCAAGGTGCTCTATCCTCTCCTCAATGACCCCTCCCTGAACCTCAAAATCATCCACCTGGTGCGTGACCCCAGAGCCGTTTTCCACTCTCGCAAGAACACAGGAGGTAGCCTGGCCCGGGACACGAGGATTGTGCTGAGACACAAGAGGAATGCAATGGATACTGAGCCCTACGCTGCCATGCAGGAGATTTGCAAAAGTCATGTTGAGGTTTACACTGAAGGCAGGCAGGCCCTTCCCAGCACCCTCCAGGATCGCTACCTCTTGGTGCGGTATGAAGATATTGCCAGCAATCCCTTGGCCAAGGCTGCTCAGCTCTACAGTTTTGCAGGACTGCCCTTCTCTCCTAACCTTCAGTCCTGGGTGCACAACATCACCCATGGGCAGGGCCTTGGCAAGCAGGCCTTTGATGTTGACTCCAGGGACGCAGTGAATGTGTCACAGGCTTGGAGGAAGGCCCTTCCTTATCTCCAAATAGCAAAGCTGCAAGAGGTCTGTAAGGATGCCTTGAAGCTACTGGGCTATTCGCTAGTTAAGTCTGAGGAAGAGCAGAAGAATATGGCATTAGACCTCTTTTATGCCCAAACGCCTCTTGTCAATCAGGAAAGCAAAAGGAGCCTGGAACCATCACCTGCAATTTCTTGGACTTGGACCAGATGA
- the MARVELD3 gene encoding MARVEL domain-containing protein 3: MADAGRRPGKPGDWRQDRPAVVAVGEQPWPWRQQHQQQHRPPPSRGTTLASLDAPAEARGGGGLLDKALCRALCTARACCQQLQLLLCMLIVICSSVSYNSTGGYTGLFSLGSIYYYQYGGAYSGLSGADGEKAQQLDAQFHQLKVPPAQVAMAVGGALMAFACFQIVASLFRVPWHCPAWLIAEAILDVAIAIGLVPALYFYYHRLHEIYASSLCKERENLYQSKGYRGFGCSLHGAEIAVGFFAGAAIVAFAVAVVLAVRGFKIVRTLQAKPSSHSYEP; encoded by the exons ATGGCGGACGCCGGGAGGAGACCCGGGAAGCCGGGGGACTGGCGTCAGGACCGGCCGGCGGTGGTGGCGGTAGGAGAGCAGCCGTGGCCGTGGcggcagcagcaccagcagcagcaccgcccccctccctcccgaGGCACCACACTGGCCTCTTTGGACGCCCCTGCCGAGGCCCGAGGCGGAGGCGGCCTTCTGGACAAAGCGCTATGTCGCGCCCTGTGCACGGCCAGAG CCTGCTGCCAAcagctccagctcctcctctgcATGCTGATTGTCATCTGCAGCTCAGTCTCCTACAATTCGACAGGTGGCTACACTGGTCTTTTCAGTCTGGGGAGCATTTACTACTACCAATACGGCGGGGCCTACAGTGGCCTCAGTGGAGCTGACGGGGAGAAGGCACAGCAGTTGGATGCCCAGTTCCACCAACTCAAGGTGCCACCGGCCCAGGTGGCCATGGCAGTTGGAGGGGCGCTGATGGCCTTTGCCTGCTTCCAGATTGTGGCTAGTCTCTTCCGGGTGCCCTGGCATTGCCCAGCCTGGCTGATAGCGGAGGCCATTCTGGATGTGGCCATTGCAATTGGTCTTGTGCCAGCTTTGTACTTCTACTACCATCGCCTTCATGAGATCTATGCCTCCTCTCTGTGCAAAGAGCGAGAGAACCTCTACCAGAGCAAAGGCTACAGGGGCTTTGGCTGCAGTTTGCATGGAGCAGAGATCGCTGTGGGCTTCTTTGCTGGGGCAGCCATTGTGGCCTTCGCTGTTGCCGTTGTGTTGGCTGTCCGTGGCTTCAAGATTGTCCGGACCCTCCAAGCAAAACCATCATCACACAGCTATGAGCCCTAG